One stretch of Lentimicrobium sp. L6 DNA includes these proteins:
- a CDS encoding redoxin family protein produces the protein MKHFRIFIILAFSLLTLNGFTQTEKAQFIYLVDGLEQSEEYVNALDPNTIKSFDKGVSDEEKAELIKKFGNRIEDSFILKITLLSEKELEKKANLDQKKEDQKKQAEEDKYRKRVEETTLIFAGDKAPGFKVEMLDGQEIQLSELKGKVVLLNFWATWCGPCLKEFNEIPTVIQKPFENKDFVLIPISRGEQKEVVQKTMDRFKERGITFNVGLDPDKSIYQLYATETIPRNFLINQNGQVVYISDGYSEEKLKEIAKRIKELLENND, from the coding sequence ATGAAACACTTTAGAATCTTTATCATACTTGCCTTTTCACTATTAACCTTAAATGGATTCACTCAAACAGAGAAAGCACAATTTATCTATTTAGTAGATGGTTTGGAACAATCTGAGGAGTATGTAAATGCTTTAGATCCAAATACCATCAAATCATTTGATAAAGGAGTGAGTGATGAAGAAAAAGCAGAGCTCATCAAGAAATTTGGAAATAGAATAGAAGATAGCTTTATCTTAAAAATCACATTATTATCTGAAAAGGAATTGGAAAAAAAAGCCAATCTAGACCAAAAAAAAGAAGATCAGAAAAAGCAAGCAGAGGAGGATAAATACAGAAAACGAGTGGAGGAAACTACTCTAATATTCGCTGGTGATAAAGCCCCTGGTTTTAAAGTGGAAATGTTGGATGGACAAGAGATTCAGTTATCCGAACTAAAAGGGAAAGTGGTGCTTTTAAACTTTTGGGCTACCTGGTGCGGACCTTGTTTAAAAGAGTTTAACGAGATTCCAACTGTCATTCAAAAGCCATTTGAGAATAAAGACTTTGTGCTTATTCCCATCTCCAGAGGAGAACAAAAAGAAGTAGTTCAAAAAACAATGGATCGGTTTAAAGAAAGAGGCATAACCTTCAATGTGGGACTTGACCCAGACAAGAGTATCTATCAGCTTTATGCTACAGAAACTATTCCCAGAAACTTTCTCATCAATCAGAATGGCCAAGTAGTTTATATCTCAGATGGTTATTCTGAGGAAAAACTAAAGGAAATCGCCAAACGAATTAAGGAATTATTAGAGAATAATGATTAA